One part of the Cytophagales bacterium genome encodes these proteins:
- a CDS encoding transketolase yields the protein MATQELTKKQTFTKKELLTDYLIACESRQASYIGRKEVFMGKAKFGIFGDGKEAAQLAMAKVFRKNDFRSGYYRDQTFMLAIGELTLEQYFAQLYSHADIDADPASAGRMMNNHFATRSLDEDGSWKDLTQLKNSSPDLSPNCAQMPRLLGLAYASKLYRQNPGLKELAGFSDNGNEIAFGTIGDSATSEGMFFETMNAAGVLQVPMLVSVWDDGYGISVPRKYQTTKDSISELLQGFQRTKDKDGYEILTVLGWDYEELCKTYRKAEKICRKEHVPVLIHVQEMTQPLGHSTSGSHERYKSKERLQWEDDFDPIRKMREWILDNEYAGAEELDNIEQQAKDNAKQAKVDAWNAFVNSMKGDQDEAVDLLWQLANESAEKEKILSVKDNLEKTLNPARGDAIAAVKKVLRIVRSEDTLAKQKLLAWCEKVKKENYDRFSSHLYSQSAEAALNVQEVKATYKDDCPVVDGREVLLACFDAALSRDPRVLAFGEDLGKIGDVNQGFAGLQEKYGEIRVTDTGIRECTIIGQGIGLAMRGLRPIAEIQYLDYLLYALQIMSDDLATVQYRTRGGQKAPLIIRTRGHRLEGIWHSGSPIGTVLHSCRGIYVLVPRNMTRAAGFYNTMLRSDDPALIIECLNGYRLKEKLPSNIGELTVPLGVPEVLKEGTDITVVTYGSMCRIVMEAADQLEETGISCEVMDVQTLLPFDIHHKIVESVKKTNRVIFADEDVPGGASAYMMQEVLEKQDAYYWLDSQPRTLPAMPHRPAYGSDGDYFSKPNVEDVFDLVYEMMHEAETRKFPAIY from the coding sequence ATGGCAACACAAGAATTAACAAAAAAGCAAACTTTCACCAAAAAAGAACTCTTAACCGATTACCTCATTGCCTGTGAGAGCCGGCAGGCGAGCTATATAGGGCGCAAGGAAGTGTTTATGGGCAAAGCTAAATTCGGCATTTTCGGTGATGGCAAAGAAGCAGCCCAACTGGCTATGGCAAAGGTATTCCGCAAAAATGATTTTCGTTCGGGTTATTACCGTGATCAAACCTTTATGCTTGCCATAGGTGAATTAACGCTTGAACAGTATTTTGCCCAATTATATAGCCATGCAGATATAGATGCTGATCCCGCCTCTGCCGGCAGAATGATGAACAACCATTTTGCTACGCGAAGCCTGGATGAAGATGGCTCATGGAAAGACCTCACACAATTAAAGAATTCAAGCCCTGACCTCTCGCCCAACTGTGCACAAATGCCCCGTCTTTTAGGATTAGCTTATGCCTCTAAGCTCTACCGCCAAAATCCTGGCCTCAAAGAGCTTGCAGGTTTTTCAGATAACGGAAATGAGATTGCCTTTGGCACCATAGGCGATTCTGCAACTTCAGAAGGCATGTTCTTTGAAACAATGAATGCTGCCGGTGTTTTGCAGGTCCCGATGCTGGTCTCTGTATGGGATGATGGTTATGGCATTTCTGTTCCCCGTAAATATCAAACAACAAAAGATAGTATTTCTGAATTGCTGCAGGGCTTTCAAAGGACAAAAGATAAAGATGGTTACGAAATCTTAACTGTATTGGGCTGGGATTATGAAGAATTATGTAAAACTTACCGGAAAGCTGAAAAAATCTGCCGTAAGGAACATGTGCCTGTTTTGATACACGTACAGGAAATGACCCAGCCGCTGGGACATTCAACATCCGGTTCACATGAGCGGTATAAATCTAAAGAAAGGCTTCAATGGGAAGATGATTTTGACCCGATCCGGAAAATGCGGGAATGGATATTAGACAATGAATATGCCGGTGCGGAAGAGCTTGATAATATTGAGCAGCAGGCAAAAGACAATGCAAAACAAGCAAAGGTAGATGCGTGGAATGCTTTTGTTAACTCCATGAAAGGTGATCAGGATGAAGCTGTTGACTTACTCTGGCAGTTGGCTAATGAAAGCGCTGAAAAAGAAAAAATCTTATCTGTAAAGGATAACCTTGAAAAAACATTAAACCCGGCCAGGGGGGATGCAATTGCAGCAGTCAAAAAGGTTTTGAGAATTGTAAGGTCTGAAGATACCCTGGCAAAACAAAAATTATTAGCCTGGTGTGAGAAAGTGAAGAAAGAGAACTACGACCGGTTTAGCTCGCATCTTTACAGCCAGTCTGCTGAGGCTGCACTGAATGTGCAGGAAGTAAAAGCTACCTATAAAGATGACTGCCCGGTAGTGGATGGCAGGGAAGTATTACTTGCTTGCTTTGATGCCGCTTTAAGCAGGGATCCCAGGGTACTTGCATTTGGTGAAGACCTGGGAAAGATAGGTGATGTAAACCAGGGATTTGCAGGTTTGCAGGAAAAATACGGGGAAATAAGAGTGACCGATACCGGTATCCGTGAATGTACGATCATTGGCCAGGGTATCGGGCTGGCCATGAGGGGATTAAGGCCTATCGCTGAAATACAATACCTGGATTATCTATTGTATGCGCTCCAGATCATGTCTGATGACCTTGCTACGGTCCAATACCGTACCAGGGGCGGCCAAAAAGCGCCTTTGATCATTCGTACAAGAGGGCACAGGCTGGAAGGTATATGGCATTCGGGTTCACCCATTGGCACGGTTTTACATAGCTGCAGGGGAATCTATGTATTGGTGCCCAGAAACATGACCCGTGCGGCTGGATTTTATAATACCATGCTGAGATCAGATGATCCTGCTCTTATCATTGAGTGTTTGAATGGTTACAGACTAAAGGAAAAACTCCCATCAAATATTGGTGAGCTTACTGTGCCTCTTGGTGTGCCTGAAGTTTTGAAAGAGGGAACCGATATTACCGTTGTCACCTATGGCTCCATGTGCAGGATCGTAATGGAAGCTGCTGATCAGCTTGAAGAAACAGGTATTTCCTGTGAAGTGATGGATGTGCAGACGCTTTTACCGTTTGATATTCATCATAAGATCGTGGAGTCTGTGAAAAAAACCAACCGTGTGATCTTCGCTGATGAAGACGTACCGGGAGGAGCATCCGCATACATGATGCAGGAAGTTTTAGAAAAACAGGATGCTTATTACTGGTTAGATTCACAGCCCCGCACTTTACCCGCAATGCCGCACAGGCCTGCCTATGGATCTGATGGGGATTATTTCTCTAAACCAAATGTTGAGGATGTTTTTGACCTGGTGTATGAAATGATGCATGAAGCAGAGACGCGTAAGTTTCCGGCTATATATTAG
- the acs gene encoding acetate--CoA ligase encodes MSEKISTIEEYHSEYQKSISDPEEFWAEKAGKFTWRKKWDKVLEWNFQEPDVKWFIGGKLNITENCLDRHLQSRGNQAAIIWEPNDPNEKGITLTYKELHEKVCRFANVLKNNGAKKGDRICIYMPMVPELAIAVLACARIGAMHSVVFAGFSAASLSDRINDSSCNILLTSDGGFRGAKSISLKEIADEALESCPSIARCIVLKRTNTGINMQEGRDRWWHDEIDKVESDNDPEVMDAEDMLFVLYTSGSTGKPKGVVHTIGGYMVFAQYSFLNVFQYNDGDIYWCTADVGWVTGHTYIIYGPLLAGATTLMFEGIPTYPDAGRFWDVVDKYKVNIFYTAPTAIRALEACGLEYVGSKNLSSLRVLGTVGEPINEEAWNWYHNNIGKGKCPIVDTWWQTETGGILISPLAGITKLKPSFATLPLPGVQPIIVDENGKELEGNDVSGNLCIKFPWPAMIRTTYGDHERCKQNYFATYKELYFTGDGCLRDKEGYYRITGRVDDVINVSGHRLGTAEIEDAINTHHSVVESAVVGFPHDIKGQGIYAYVICERKPENVERLKKEVLEAVTKVIGPIAKPDKIQVVGGLPKTRSGKIMRRILRKVAEGNTANLGDISTLLDPSVVEEIKDGAMAIAD; translated from the coding sequence ATGTCAGAAAAAATAAGCACAATAGAAGAGTATCATAGCGAATATCAAAAAAGTATTTCGGACCCGGAGGAATTCTGGGCTGAAAAGGCTGGAAAATTTACGTGGAGAAAAAAGTGGGATAAAGTCCTTGAGTGGAACTTTCAGGAACCTGATGTAAAATGGTTCATTGGCGGCAAGCTTAATATCACTGAAAACTGCCTTGACAGGCATCTTCAGTCCCGTGGTAACCAGGCTGCCATCATCTGGGAACCCAATGACCCGAATGAAAAGGGAATTACGCTCACTTATAAAGAGCTGCATGAAAAGGTTTGCCGGTTTGCCAATGTTTTGAAAAATAATGGCGCTAAAAAAGGGGACCGTATTTGTATTTATATGCCCATGGTTCCTGAATTAGCTATTGCCGTGCTCGCCTGTGCACGTATCGGAGCTATGCATTCGGTCGTATTTGCCGGGTTTTCGGCAGCATCTTTATCTGACAGAATTAACGATTCAAGCTGCAACATTCTGCTTACTTCAGATGGAGGCTTTCGGGGCGCTAAAAGTATCTCTTTAAAAGAAATAGCAGATGAAGCTTTGGAATCATGCCCCTCAATAGCCAGGTGTATTGTTCTTAAAAGAACCAACACCGGCATCAACATGCAAGAAGGCAGGGATAGGTGGTGGCATGATGAAATTGACAAGGTAGAAAGCGACAATGATCCGGAAGTGATGGATGCGGAAGATATGCTTTTTGTTCTTTACACATCAGGATCAACAGGCAAGCCCAAAGGTGTGGTGCATACCATTGGCGGCTATATGGTTTTTGCCCAATATTCATTCCTCAATGTTTTTCAGTACAATGATGGAGACATCTATTGGTGTACAGCAGATGTTGGCTGGGTAACAGGCCATACTTATATTATCTACGGGCCGCTATTGGCAGGCGCCACTACACTGATGTTTGAAGGAATACCGACTTATCCTGATGCAGGCCGGTTCTGGGATGTGGTAGATAAATACAAGGTCAATATATTTTATACGGCACCAACAGCTATCCGTGCCCTGGAAGCCTGTGGACTGGAGTATGTAGGATCAAAAAATTTGAGCTCTCTCCGGGTTCTTGGCACAGTGGGCGAGCCTATCAATGAAGAGGCATGGAACTGGTATCATAACAACATCGGCAAAGGCAAATGCCCGATCGTAGATACCTGGTGGCAGACAGAAACGGGTGGGATATTAATTTCTCCGCTTGCCGGAATTACAAAACTCAAACCAAGCTTTGCAACCCTGCCATTACCTGGTGTTCAGCCAATTATTGTTGATGAAAATGGAAAGGAGCTTGAAGGCAATGACGTTTCAGGAAATTTATGCATCAAATTTCCCTGGCCGGCAATGATCAGAACTACTTATGGCGACCACGAAAGATGCAAGCAAAATTATTTTGCTACCTATAAAGAACTGTATTTTACAGGTGACGGCTGCCTCAGAGATAAAGAAGGATATTACAGGATCACAGGCAGGGTGGATGATGTAATCAATGTTTCAGGGCACAGGCTTGGGACTGCAGAAATTGAAGACGCCATAAACACCCATCATTCAGTAGTGGAGTCTGCTGTGGTTGGCTTTCCTCATGATATTAAGGGGCAGGGAATTTATGCTTACGTGATCTGCGAAAGAAAGCCTGAAAATGTGGAAAGGTTGAAAAAAGAAGTTTTAGAAGCTGTAACAAAAGTGATCGGCCCCATTGCCAAACCTGACAAAATTCAGGTTGTAGGCGGACTACCAAAAACCAGGTCGGGCAAGATCATGCGCAGGATATTGAGAAAAGTAGCAGAAGGAAATACCGCCAATCTTGGGGATATTTCCACGCTGCTGGATCCATCGGTTGTTGAGGAAATTAAGGATGGAGCTATGGCAATTGCGGATTGA
- a CDS encoding T9SS type A sorting domain-containing protein, with the protein MKNLLLSLTIALLISNSFAQSYQWAKSIGSTTTDHGNSIATDASGNAYITGYFQDTADFDPGAGVQNLTSVGARDIFFAKYDTNGNYLWAKSIGSTSPDYGYSIATDASGNAYITGSFEDTADFDPGAGVQNLISVGQVDIFFAKYDANGNYLWAKSIGSTWDRGNSIATDASGNAYITGYFQGTADFDPGAGVQNLTSVGNTDIFFAKYQGSGSTGIDELKAQSSKLKVYPNPYTGKTNISYTLPEKTNVSLEIYNITGKKIHTLVNKNQNAGRHQYGFSAKDLGYGKGIYLLKFRVNEINITQLLLELR; encoded by the coding sequence ATGAAAAATTTATTACTCTCATTAACCATCGCTTTGCTGATAAGCAACTCATTTGCCCAATCCTACCAATGGGCGAAGAGCATCGGCAGCACAACAACCGATCACGGCAACAGCATCGCCACGGACGCCTCCGGCAATGCATACATAACAGGATATTTTCAAGACACAGCCGACTTTGACCCGGGCGCGGGAGTACAGAATTTAACTTCTGTTGGCGCTCGTGACATCTTCTTCGCCAAATATGACACAAACGGCAATTACCTCTGGGCGAAGAGCATCGGCAGCACATCACCCGATTACGGCTACAGCATCGCCACGGACGCCTCCGGCAATGCATACATAACAGGATCTTTTGAAGACACAGCCGACTTTGACCCGGGCGCGGGAGTACAGAATTTAATTTCTGTTGGTCAAGTTGACATCTTCTTCGCCAAATATGACGCAAACGGCAATTACCTCTGGGCGAAGAGCATCGGCAGCACATGGGATAGGGGCAACAGCATCGCCACGGACGCCTCCGGCAATGCATACATAACAGGATATTTTCAAGGCACAGCCGACTTTGACCCGGGCGCGGGAGTACAGAATTTAACTTCTGTTGGTAATACTGACATCTTCTTCGCCAAGTACCAGGGTTCCGGAAGTACAGGCATTGATGAGCTTAAAGCTCAAAGTTCAAAGCTCAAAGTTTATCCAAACCCCTACACCGGCAAAACCAACATCAGCTACACGCTGCCGGAAAAAACCAATGTATCTTTGGAAATATACAACATTACCGGTAAAAAAATACATACATTGGTAAATAAAAACCAAAATGCAGGCAGACACCAATACGGGTTTTCTGCAAAAGACCTGGGTTATGGCAAGGGAATATATTTATTAAAGTTCAGGGTAAATGAAATCAATATCACGCAGTTGTTGTTAGAATTAAGGTAA
- a CDS encoding acyl transferase yields MSFSETFKKKLFEVDNNSFEASAIKLFKYQAKNNKIYNKYISYLGIEKESINNIYEIPFLPINFFKTQKVVTGELGIEKVFISSGTTKQKKSKHYIADPEFYLKVCEASFKVFYGDISQYIFLALLPTYLDQKDSSLICMVDHFIGKSNSDNSGFIIDKKPDLINKFVVDGSRVVLFGVTFALLDLTEKYGCNLPALLSQRQNKAGGADIIIMETGGMKGRRKELLREDLHNKFKNGFGVQYIHSEYGMTELMSQAYSKGCGKFMTPPWMSVILRDFNDPLNVNSKIKTGGINIIDLANVDSCAFIETQDLGRLNSDGSFEALGRIDNADIRGCSLMYDG; encoded by the coding sequence ATGAGCTTTAGCGAAACATTCAAAAAAAAACTATTTGAAGTTGATAATAACAGCTTTGAAGCCTCTGCCATAAAGCTGTTCAAATACCAGGCAAAAAACAATAAGATTTACAATAAATATATTTCTTATCTCGGTATTGAGAAAGAAAGCATAAACAATATTTATGAAATACCATTTTTACCCATCAACTTTTTCAAAACCCAAAAAGTAGTTACAGGAGAACTTGGGATTGAAAAGGTTTTTATAAGCAGCGGAACTACCAAACAAAAAAAAAGTAAACATTACATCGCTGATCCGGAATTTTATTTAAAAGTATGTGAAGCCTCTTTTAAGGTATTTTACGGTGATATTTCTCAATATATTTTCCTGGCATTACTGCCTACGTACTTAGATCAAAAAGATTCTTCATTGATCTGTATGGTAGATCATTTTATTGGTAAGAGTAATTCTGATAATTCGGGTTTTATTATAGATAAAAAACCTGATTTAATTAATAAATTTGTAGTGGACGGGAGTAGAGTGGTTTTATTTGGCGTAACTTTTGCTTTGCTTGATCTGACAGAAAAATATGGCTGTAATCTTCCTGCCCTTCTTTCACAAAGGCAAAATAAGGCAGGCGGGGCAGACATCATAATTATGGAAACAGGTGGTATGAAAGGAAGAAGAAAAGAGCTTTTAAGAGAAGACCTGCACAATAAATTTAAAAATGGATTTGGTGTTCAGTATATTCATTCTGAATATGGAATGACTGAATTAATGTCTCAGGCTTATTCAAAGGGTTGCGGTAAATTTATGACACCCCCCTGGATGAGCGTTATATTAAGAGATTTTAACGATCCTCTCAATGTAAATAGTAAAATTAAAACCGGTGGGATCAACATCATAGACCTTGCCAACGTAGATTCGTGCGCTTTTATAGAAACACAGGATTTGGGACGTTTAAATAGTGATGGAAGTTTTGAAGCATTGGGCAGGATTGATAATGCTGACATTAGGGGATGCAGTTTGATGTATGATGGATGA
- a CDS encoding caspase family protein encodes MTSTKFVLILVLSLTFLPAFSQKVYFCSNYTEEGEPIGKSNTWTIKPTGGYVYILYNNGSDNIITSKLSLSINKLSGTKYDQYDTRSITLESKKNWALYDYQFTEAGEYRITFLDANEKELDRDYVTIKLSEGSQADFQYEYADTNDQSEVVSTDYYVSSALTFCEGVDKKGKCFKPAKKWNLGKNGCSVFCKVDNKAPLKTSQLIVDVFKKEGTDYSKFVDTKYIDIEPDKNSVFFKYTFDESGEYKFNVYNKGEAWINTEYVTINSKDGVGKKLDYSNTGKLTSDHYVSSVLTFCEDIDKNGLPIKPAKVWEISKDGNIYCLIDNKVEFKTKQLIIDIYKKKDSYYSEFVETRRFDIETHWVYTYFKYSFEESGDYKFFVYNKDEVWINSAHVRVDLVEGKTGYVSKEQNIHTTSVVIKPQISIIEPKIRRGNKLIHTDKLITVKGKVTSAKGIFELTVNGLEVEMKSDGSFTGQIRLAYGDNTVVVKAVDMKDNIAEEKFTVERKVKGVIIEEEPGNLRGTDYALLFATNEYENIQNLTNPVFDANAVSKELEQSYGFRISTVLNPTRAGILGKLREYATMSYNDNDQLFIFVAGHGVYDDIFSEGYLVNKDSKANDEIKESYLSHSNLRTIVNNIPCKHIFLMLDVCFGGTFDPLIATRGIDLYSDIDKQKFIKRKLQYKTRRYITSGGKEYVPDGRPGHHSPFVRRFLEALRSYGGVDGILTLGEIITYIEKVTPEPRAGEFGSNEPGSDFLFIAK; translated from the coding sequence ATGACCTCAACTAAATTCGTCTTAATTTTAGTATTAAGCCTTACATTTCTCCCGGCCTTTTCTCAAAAAGTCTATTTCTGCAGCAATTATACTGAAGAGGGGGAACCTATAGGAAAATCAAATACCTGGACTATCAAACCTACGGGCGGATACGTGTATATTCTCTACAACAATGGCAGCGATAACATTATCACATCAAAATTAAGCTTATCAATAAATAAACTTTCAGGTACTAAATACGATCAATATGATACCCGTTCAATTACTTTAGAGAGTAAGAAAAACTGGGCTTTGTATGATTATCAATTTACAGAAGCTGGGGAGTATAGGATAACTTTCCTTGATGCAAATGAAAAGGAACTGGATAGAGATTATGTAACCATAAAATTATCCGAAGGATCACAAGCAGATTTTCAATACGAATATGCTGATACCAATGATCAAAGCGAAGTTGTTTCCACCGATTATTATGTTTCATCTGCATTAACTTTTTGTGAAGGGGTAGATAAAAAAGGTAAATGCTTTAAACCTGCCAAAAAGTGGAATTTGGGTAAAAATGGCTGCTCCGTATTTTGTAAGGTAGATAATAAAGCCCCGCTAAAAACCAGTCAATTGATCGTAGATGTTTTTAAAAAAGAAGGTACTGATTATTCAAAATTTGTAGATACCAAATATATAGATATTGAACCTGATAAAAATTCTGTTTTTTTCAAATATACCTTTGATGAGTCAGGGGAATACAAATTTAATGTATATAATAAAGGTGAAGCTTGGATCAATACAGAATATGTTACCATTAACTCCAAAGATGGCGTTGGCAAAAAGTTAGATTATTCTAATACCGGCAAATTAACATCTGATCACTATGTCTCATCAGTGTTAACTTTTTGCGAGGATATTGATAAAAATGGGTTGCCCATCAAGCCCGCTAAAGTGTGGGAGATCAGTAAAGATGGCAATATTTATTGTTTGATAGATAATAAAGTTGAATTTAAGACAAAGCAACTCATTATTGATATTTATAAGAAAAAAGATTCCTACTATTCAGAATTTGTTGAAACCAGGCGTTTTGACATAGAAACACATTGGGTATATACTTACTTTAAGTATAGCTTTGAGGAATCCGGTGATTACAAATTTTTCGTTTACAACAAAGATGAGGTGTGGATAAACAGCGCCCATGTAAGGGTTGATCTAGTGGAAGGCAAGACCGGTTACGTTTCCAAAGAACAGAATATCCATACAACTTCTGTAGTCATAAAACCTCAAATAAGTATCATAGAACCAAAGATCAGGAGAGGCAATAAGCTGATACATACCGATAAATTGATCACCGTGAAAGGAAAAGTTACATCAGCAAAAGGTATATTTGAATTAACTGTTAATGGGCTTGAGGTTGAAATGAAAAGCGATGGGAGCTTTACCGGGCAGATTCGCCTGGCTTATGGCGACAACACAGTAGTAGTGAAAGCAGTGGATATGAAGGATAATATAGCAGAAGAAAAGTTTACGGTTGAGAGAAAAGTAAAGGGTGTCATCATTGAAGAGGAGCCCGGTAATCTGCGTGGTACAGATTATGCCTTGTTGTTTGCTACCAATGAATATGAAAACATCCAGAATCTGACAAATCCGGTTTTTGACGCCAATGCAGTTTCTAAAGAATTGGAGCAAAGTTATGGTTTTCGGATCTCTACGGTTCTTAATCCTACGCGTGCCGGTATACTCGGCAAGCTCAGAGAATATGCTACGATGTCATATAATGATAATGACCAGTTATTTATCTTTGTAGCCGGGCATGGTGTATATGACGATATTTTTAGTGAAGGCTATCTTGTAAATAAAGATTCTAAGGCAAATGATGAAATTAAGGAAAGCTATCTTTCTCATTCAAATTTGCGAACCATAGTCAACAACATTCCCTGCAAACATATTTTCCTCATGCTGGACGTTTGCTTTGGAGGCACCTTTGACCCATTAATTGCCACCAGGGGAATTGATCTGTACAGTGATATTGACAAGCAAAAATTCATTAAACGTAAACTGCAATATAAAACACGAAGATATATTACCTCCGGTGGCAAAGAATACGTGCCCGATGGCAGGCCGGGGCATCACTCACCATTTGTACGCAGGTTTCTGGAGGCTTTGCGAAGTTATGGAGGTGTAGATGGGATATTAACTTTAGGAGAAATTATTACTTACATTGAGAAGGTTACTCCTGAACCACGGGCGGGGGAATTTGGAAGCAATGAACCGGGAAGTGATTTTTTGTTTATTGCTAAATAA
- a CDS encoding PorT family protein, which yields MKKLLLFIVLGLISATAFSQQKYKIGLKATPLMFAWNRVVDPSEEPKKQKGLHPRFGAGVFFDYFFIGQNYAFSTGVTYAIKGGNIEYLWVDKNKRFMVEDKNIKEGGIKITRFVLQYIEIPVSVKLYTNEISTDMKLYFQVGISGNILISARVDNEKSILRYDSLKTGTDSTSSFKLTKNFFPIEASLVFSTGIELQMGENTYFFTGFTFNHGLTSIDRFFKKSPDEDGYGGHDIDGFVLKNSYFGIDVGLKF from the coding sequence ATGAAAAAGTTATTATTATTTATCGTATTAGGATTAATATCCGCTACAGCATTTAGCCAGCAAAAATACAAAATCGGGCTGAAGGCAACTCCTTTAATGTTTGCCTGGAACAGGGTGGTTGATCCAAGTGAAGAACCCAAAAAACAAAAAGGCCTACATCCAAGATTCGGAGCAGGCGTTTTTTTTGATTACTTTTTTATTGGGCAAAATTATGCTTTCAGCACGGGAGTGACTTATGCTATTAAAGGGGGTAATATTGAATATCTTTGGGTAGATAAAAATAAACGATTTATGGTGGAAGATAAAAATATAAAAGAAGGAGGTATAAAAATTACTAGATTTGTATTACAATATATTGAGATCCCTGTTTCAGTTAAGCTTTATACAAATGAAATTAGTACAGATATGAAACTTTATTTCCAGGTTGGGATATCAGGCAATATTCTTATATCGGCTAGAGTTGATAATGAAAAATCTATTTTGAGGTATGATTCATTAAAAACCGGTACAGATTCCACCAGTTCATTCAAATTAACAAAGAATTTTTTTCCAATAGAAGCCTCTCTTGTTTTTTCAACTGGTATTGAGCTGCAAATGGGAGAAAATACCTATTTTTTTACCGGTTTTACGTTTAATCACGGCTTGACCAGTATAGATAGATTTTTTAAGAAATCACCAGATGAGGATGGATATGGTGGACATGATATTGATGGTTTTGTGTTGAAAAATAGTTATTTTGGTATTGATGTGGGGTTGAAGTTTTAA
- a CDS encoding sigma-54-dependent Fis family transcriptional regulator, whose amino-acid sequence MSKILIIDDEKSVRDTLKEILEYEKYQVDEAEDGEKGLESIKKNNYDIVLCDIKMPKMDGMEVLTKTAESGIDTVFIMISAHGTIETAVEATKMGAFDFIQKPPDLNRLLISVRNAHEKSSLVTETKTLKKKISKAYDIVGESQAIKQVKETIEKAAPTEARVLITGPNGSGKELVAKWLHFKSNRADGPLVEVNCAAIPTELIESELFGHEKGAFTSAMKQRIGKFEQANGGTIFLDEVGDMSLAAQAKVLRVLQENKIARVGGDKDINVNVRVIAATNKDLFNEIKEKKFREDLYHRLSVIIISIPPLNQRIGDIPLLIERFLTEIAEEYGTTPKKIHTKAIDYLKSLEWRGNIRELRNVVERLVIMSQEEITEKDAKLYAIPNKTS is encoded by the coding sequence ATGTCAAAAATCCTGATCATAGACGATGAAAAGAGCGTAAGGGATACGCTCAAAGAAATTTTAGAATATGAAAAATACCAGGTTGATGAAGCAGAAGATGGGGAAAAGGGCCTTGAATCGATCAAAAAAAATAATTATGACATCGTATTATGCGACATCAAAATGCCCAAAATGGACGGGATGGAAGTGCTTACAAAAACCGCAGAATCAGGTATTGACACAGTATTTATTATGATCTCGGCACACGGCACCATAGAAACTGCAGTAGAAGCAACCAAAATGGGCGCTTTTGATTTTATTCAAAAACCACCTGACCTTAACCGTCTGCTTATTAGTGTAAGAAACGCACATGAAAAATCCAGCTTAGTAACTGAAACCAAAACACTTAAAAAGAAAATTTCAAAAGCATATGATATTGTCGGTGAATCCCAAGCCATCAAGCAAGTTAAAGAAACTATTGAAAAAGCAGCGCCCACCGAAGCCAGGGTACTCATTACCGGGCCTAATGGTTCGGGCAAAGAACTGGTAGCCAAATGGCTGCATTTTAAGAGCAACCGCGCTGACGGGCCTTTGGTTGAAGTAAATTGTGCTGCCATACCTACGGAACTCATTGAAAGTGAACTTTTCGGACACGAAAAAGGCGCCTTTACTTCAGCGATGAAACAAAGAATTGGAAAATTTGAACAAGCAAACGGAGGCACTATCTTCCTTGATGAGGTTGGAGATATGAGCCTTGCTGCGCAGGCTAAAGTATTGAGAGTGCTTCAGGAAAATAAAATCGCACGTGTAGGAGGGGATAAGGATATCAATGTCAATGTAAGGGTCATTGCTGCTACCAACAAAGACCTGTTCAACGAAATAAAAGAAAAGAAATTCAGGGAAGACTTGTACCACCGCCTCAGCGTAATCATCATAAGCATACCGCCATTAAATCAAAGAATAGGGGATATTCCGCTACTTATAGAGAGATTCTTAACAGAAATAGCAGAAGAATATGGCACAACTCCTAAAAAGATCCACACCAAAGCCATTGATTATCTTAAAAGCCTTGAATGGAGAGGTAATATCCGCGAACTTAGAAATGTTGTAGAAAGATTAGTGATTATGAGTCAGGAGGAGATCACGGAAAAAGATGCTAAACTTTATGCAATACCCAATAAAACATCCTAA
- the yidD gene encoding membrane protein insertion efficiency factor YidD, protein MKYLLVIPFWLYQKLISSLLPNSCRFSPSCSQYAIEVIIKHGPIKGIWLTVKRLSRCHPWGGFGYDPVP, encoded by the coding sequence ATGAAATATTTGCTTGTTATCCCCTTTTGGCTATACCAGAAGCTCATTTCATCTTTACTCCCAAATTCCTGCCGTTTTTCACCTTCCTGTTCACAATATGCAATTGAGGTGATTATAAAACATGGTCCTATTAAAGGGATATGGCTGACTGTCAAAAGATTATCAAGATGTCATCCCTGGGGTGGGTTTGGATATGATCCTGTCCCCTGA